Below is a window of Candidatus Hydrogenedentota bacterium DNA.
AAACCACCCCCGTTTTTTCTTGTCCGCCCCATTGTTGCCGTCCTGCGGCGCCGGGGCGGCCTTTGCGGGAGGCGGCGCGGGCGCGTCAATGCCCAGCGCGGACACCAGGTCCACCTTCGGCAATTCGGCGTCCCGGGCGGCCTTTTCCAGCCGCGCCTTCATGAGCCGGGCCTTCTCACTGTCATGCTCGGTGATGAGCCGCCCGCAGCAGGCGAGCGCCTCGTCGAAGCGGCCCAGATTCTCGAGGCACACCGCCAGGGGATAGAGCACATTTTTGGTGCCCGGCCGCTCCCGGTCAATCTCGCGGAGCAGCGCGAGGGCGTC
It encodes the following:
- a CDS encoding tetratricopeptide repeat protein codes for the protein MTVDELYVLYRQAIQLIRVGRNEDALALLREIDRERPGTKNVLYPLAVCLENLGRFDEALACCGRLITEHDSEKARLMKARLEKAARDAELPKVDLVSALGIDAPAPPPAKAAPAPQDGNNGADKKKRGWFSGK